One Frankia alni ACN14a DNA window includes the following coding sequences:
- a CDS encoding response regulator transcription factor: MRVVIGEDEGLLREALTGALEQWDVEVAASAGTPTEIVRLVDEVRPDVVILDIHMPPDFTDEGLRAAERIRAAHPDIGLLLLSHYAEVVYAERLLSLQPDTRAVGYLLKTQVGSLANLVDALRRVSEGDIVIDPEIINRLMSRRRRRNPLDRLTPQERRVLALVVEGRTNRGVAEVLSCSVATVEKHLGAINDKLQLRQGAGGTAVNLRVLAVLAYLRHNDAP, encoded by the coding sequence GTGCGTGTAGTCATCGGCGAGGACGAGGGGCTGCTTCGCGAGGCCCTGACGGGCGCCCTGGAGCAGTGGGACGTCGAGGTCGCCGCAAGCGCCGGCACCCCGACGGAGATCGTCCGGCTCGTCGACGAGGTTCGGCCCGACGTGGTGATCCTCGACATCCACATGCCGCCGGACTTCACCGACGAGGGCCTGCGAGCGGCCGAGCGCATCCGCGCCGCCCACCCCGACATCGGGCTGCTCCTGCTGTCGCACTACGCCGAGGTCGTCTACGCCGAGCGCCTGCTCAGCCTCCAGCCGGACACCCGGGCGGTCGGGTACCTCCTCAAGACACAGGTCGGCAGCCTCGCCAACCTCGTCGACGCGCTGCGGCGGGTGTCCGAGGGCGACATCGTCATCGACCCGGAGATCATCAACCGGCTGATGTCGCGGCGGCGCCGACGCAACCCGCTCGACCGCCTCACCCCGCAGGAACGCCGGGTGCTCGCCCTCGTCGTGGAGGGGCGGACGAACCGGGGCGTGGCCGAGGTGCTGTCCTGCAGCGTCGCCACCGTCGAGAAGCATCTGGGGGCGATCAACGACAAACTCCAGCTACGCCAGGGCGCCGGCGGCACGGCGGTCAACCTCCGCGTCCTCGCCGTCCTCGCCTACCTGCGTCACAACGACGCCCCCTGA
- a CDS encoding sensor histidine kinase, whose translation MTTAAADVVLSVLSVLFLPIAGALTWSLGSAGLPSRVCGVFLVLGGLLARRRRLDPQTGRLMMLSGLAMYLGDLRFSPQSVLFAVGFWLAYLYAGFLGQLALSFPAGRVRGRVDRCLVVCCYAVSVGSQIAYYAVDGARYPWMDRGHPNTPVARAASLSFCLLAAVVLVRLGQRWAAASRPERRMTGAIWGLALLGGAFATGSAVTSALNGPNQLRLGLIALSSLAAAIIPVALAVGRVRVRFARGRVARLVVELESDPNPRHLRNAMAGVLADDTLELAYRLPGDAGWVDIAGRPVTIGSPTDGRHHTRVHRRGRELAMVTHDPALSGQGPLMEAVLAAAGLALDNAQLHASLQAQLEQVRASRLRLAQAAYDERRRIQRDLHDGAQQRLLAILVLLDGARHAMSHHAAADAAGRAFGLVERAHRELGVAIGQLRDLAQGIYPSILVEQGLGPAVETLVEQAPLPVAATIPADRWDREIEVACYFVLAEALANVQRHADATYCAIRVEPHPGELLLRITDDGCGGARPGRGHGLRNLHDRVAALDGTVTLHSPAGGGTRLLVRLPLPGPQGRNRSAGTPGAAPLAAEPVGGHQRTIVTDEPQEDACV comes from the coding sequence GTGACGACAGCCGCCGCCGACGTGGTGCTGTCGGTGCTGTCGGTGCTGTTCCTGCCGATTGCCGGGGCGCTCACGTGGTCGCTGGGATCCGCCGGTCTGCCGAGCCGGGTCTGCGGCGTGTTCCTCGTGCTGGGCGGCCTGCTGGCCCGCAGGCGTCGACTCGACCCGCAGACAGGGCGGTTGATGATGCTGTCCGGCCTCGCGATGTACCTCGGCGATCTGCGCTTCAGCCCGCAGTCGGTGCTCTTCGCGGTCGGTTTCTGGCTCGCCTACCTGTACGCGGGTTTCCTCGGCCAGCTGGCCCTGTCCTTCCCCGCGGGGCGGGTCCGCGGACGGGTCGACCGCTGCCTGGTCGTCTGCTGCTACGCGGTGTCCGTCGGCAGCCAGATCGCCTACTACGCCGTGGACGGGGCCCGCTACCCCTGGATGGATCGCGGGCACCCGAACACGCCGGTGGCCCGGGCCGCAAGCCTGTCGTTCTGCCTGCTGGCCGCCGTCGTGCTCGTCCGCCTGGGCCAGCGGTGGGCGGCGGCGAGCCGGCCCGAACGGCGGATGACCGGTGCGATCTGGGGGCTGGCGCTGCTGGGCGGAGCCTTCGCGACGGGCAGCGCCGTCACGTCGGCGCTGAACGGCCCGAACCAGCTCCGGCTCGGGCTCATCGCGCTGTCCTCGCTGGCGGCGGCGATCATCCCCGTCGCGCTTGCCGTCGGACGAGTGCGGGTCCGTTTCGCGCGTGGCCGCGTCGCGCGGCTGGTCGTCGAGCTGGAGTCCGACCCGAACCCGCGTCACCTGCGGAATGCCATGGCCGGCGTGCTCGCGGACGACACCCTGGAGCTCGCCTACCGGCTGCCCGGGGACGCCGGCTGGGTGGACATCGCCGGGCGGCCGGTGACCATCGGATCGCCGACCGACGGGCGCCACCACACCCGGGTGCACCGGCGCGGACGGGAGCTGGCAATGGTCACCCACGACCCGGCGCTGTCCGGCCAGGGTCCGCTGATGGAGGCGGTCCTCGCCGCCGCCGGCCTGGCGCTGGACAACGCGCAGCTCCATGCCAGCCTGCAGGCCCAGCTCGAACAGGTCCGCGCGTCCCGGCTGCGGCTGGCGCAGGCCGCCTACGACGAGCGGCGCCGCATCCAACGCGACCTGCACGACGGCGCCCAGCAGCGGCTGCTCGCCATCCTCGTCCTGCTGGACGGCGCCCGGCACGCCATGTCGCACCACGCCGCGGCCGACGCCGCAGGTCGCGCGTTCGGCCTGGTCGAACGGGCCCACCGCGAGCTGGGAGTCGCGATCGGCCAGCTGCGCGACCTCGCGCAGGGCATCTACCCCAGCATCCTCGTCGAGCAGGGGCTGGGACCGGCGGTGGAGACGCTCGTCGAACAGGCCCCGCTCCCCGTCGCCGCGACGATCCCCGCCGACCGCTGGGACCGGGAGATCGAGGTCGCCTGCTACTTCGTCCTCGCCGAGGCGCTGGCGAACGTGCAGCGCCACGCGGACGCGACCTACTGCGCGATCCGGGTCGAGCCCCACCCCGGCGAACTGCTGTTACGGATCACCGACGACGGGTGCGGCGGTGCCCGCCCCGGGCGCGGACACGGCCTGCGCAACCTGCACGACCGGGTCGCCGCCCTCGACGGCACCGTCACCCTGCACAGCCCGGCCGGCGGCGGCACCCGGCTGCTCGTCCGCCTTCCCCTGCCGGGCCCGCAGGGGCGCAACCGCAGTGCCGGAACACCCGGTGCAGCGCCACTCGCCGCCGAACCCGTCGGCGGCCACCAGCGGACCATCGTGACCGACGAGCCCCAGGAGGATGCGTGCGTGTAG
- a CDS encoding type I polyketide synthase, translated as MSAHDQADHGGRTVAPARGTGAAPGVDPGVDPDADPDADREDIAIVGMGCRLPGGADSPAALWDLLAEGRDAVAAPPAGRWDEGAWLDPVLAAAGRSVPNWGGYLDDVAGFDADFFGVSSREADVLDPQHRLLLEVAWEALDHAGMPPERLADTSTGVFTGLSYTDYMERLAGRPEELEGSVLTNGVCVAGGRISYLLGLHGPCLTVDTACSSSLVAVHLASQSLRAGECSVALAGGVTLMLWPRVTKSFVRMGMLSPTGRCHAFDAAADGFVRGEGAGVVVLRRLADARRDGDRILAVIRGSAVNQDGRTDGLTVPSQIAQHDVALAALRGAGVDPAQVGLVEAHGTGTPVGDPIEFAALDRVYGSGADPCALGSVKTNVGHLEPAAGVTGLMKAVLCLQHGQIPPNLHFQEWNPAIAAADSRFFVPTDLVPWPGRAATRLAAVSSFGFSGTNAHVVLAQAPDDPARTAVPRATDDPATTDVRATTDVRATTGVPEDRGPDVVVVPAGSAAVLPAAATRLADWLEGAGRNAALPDVAYTLARRRTAGRGRLGIVTASRDALVRDLRAVAAGRFTPNAVTGTTPAGVRRDTVWVFSGQGSQWAGMGRDLLDTEPAFAAAIAEVEPLIAAEAGFSVLDALRSGEAVTGCARVQPALFALQLGLAALWRSHGVTPAGVIGHSMGEVAAAVVAGALTPADGARVICRRSRLLTRIAGAGAMATVALDPDKVDAELAATGGGEVSIAVLAAPGSTVVAGAVERIDELVARWAERGIPTHRIAVDVASHCPQVDALLPDLTRELAPLEPVSPRIRFYSTVAEQPGAVPAFDADYWAANLRRPVRFAAAVRAAAADGHRVFIEVSPQPVVTRSITDTLADSRREPVVLPTLRRDEDGQQVFRTQLAAAHCVGVPVDWSALYPTGALVDLPPLTLDRRRHWVAESAADTATADATADGQPRPGSLPLPGTHTEIPGGQVRHLWHADVGTSAVPWLADHRVNGRAVLPGAAYSALALTAAGHTFAAGPQHLRVTDIAFEDLLVLDAHTALTVTVTPQGSDQARCEIFSRGDGTSGQDDWVRHSVATLHRTPEPARASDAPGRDDTTTGPRAPATGPWAPAGGSLAARAAAHSRPVDVRRLHDDLLARGIDHGPAFAALTGLHLSADGRSVWSALALPPVATATPHALCVHPVLLDACAQALLACLPAVLDGGVEGLILPAGIAEIRLLGDPATARYCHGRLERADVGVLQGEADLLASDGTPVARIEGLRYLYRDVRPEAATQPGPAGPNRVADDWLYRLEWQPAPRPVPADGERAAPARWLVLGDAGGAQAWAEALRAAGAQARADLLPGPQGSDAAWSRAFADACEGADRPDRILVAFDAPPFDGTPVDGTPVDGTPLDGTALDGTASDGTAEQAGAAAPPIAARRRTRQLLGVVQALAGLSGPPPRLVTLTRGAQTLAAGSAPGLAAGGVRGLLRVLALEHPELRTVHIDADPGSTDDAGSTDDAGSMDDAAGIVDELLAAGSDEEVALRARVRFVARIVPAPPTPAERRAAGRVELEFGRDGLALLAPSSGSLDELEPVAAPRRTPGPGQVEVQVRAAGMNFRDVLIALGALPHGPIGFECAGVVTAVGPGVTSPSPGQEVLALDLTGGGAFGTFLTTGAEFTMPVPAGVDPVRAAGMPIAFLTAWYALHDLAGLRAGERVLVHAGTGGTGLAAIAVARMLGAEVLATAGSPEKRAYLRGMGIDHVMDSRGLDFAEQTRAATGGRGVDVVLNSLSGEAIRAGLDCLAPFGRFVELGLRDILADNPLGLLPFRNSITLASVNIIDLCRNRPDRVAEILREVSAAFDAGRLTSPPVTTYPLAQAAEAFRFMAGARHIGKVVLTVPAEGRTTAALPGGVRPPVRADGSYIITGGLRGVGLETAAWLASRGAGRLVLNGRSAPTSQVEQRLARLAAAGTDVQVVLGDAAETQTADRLVAAAVADGLALRGVVHSAMVLADAAITGITGEQVDRVWRPKAEAAWRLHEATADRQLDWFVLYSSMSSLLGNPGQGAYAAANSWLDSFADWRSEQGLATTAINWGPWGEVGAATDFAGRGYDTISTAQGLHALETILLHRRRHAAVLPGAPATWIPAAARDGSLFQGLVRAEADTDAPQSHGREADARQADGDARQPDGQAQHGGRPGGNGDAHADDTPDVIAAIREAAPGLARRETFESYLADHLRAVLRLGSSSIDPDTPLRSLGFDSLLALELRSRLEPALGITLPGNFVWKYATLAALADGLAQRADLPLDATEGDRVQVGR; from the coding sequence ATGAGCGCACACGACCAGGCCGATCACGGCGGCAGAACCGTCGCCCCCGCCCGGGGCACCGGCGCGGCTCCCGGCGTGGATCCCGGCGTGGATCCCGACGCGGATCCCGACGCGGACCGGGAGGACATCGCCATCGTGGGCATGGGGTGCCGGCTGCCGGGTGGCGCGGACTCCCCCGCGGCCCTGTGGGACCTGTTGGCCGAGGGCCGCGACGCCGTCGCCGCACCGCCCGCCGGCCGGTGGGACGAGGGGGCGTGGCTCGACCCCGTCCTGGCGGCCGCGGGCAGGAGCGTGCCGAACTGGGGCGGCTACCTCGACGACGTGGCCGGCTTCGACGCGGACTTCTTCGGGGTGTCGTCCCGGGAGGCGGACGTGCTCGATCCCCAGCACCGCCTGCTGCTGGAGGTCGCCTGGGAGGCGTTGGACCACGCCGGGATGCCCCCGGAGCGGCTGGCCGACACGAGCACGGGCGTCTTCACCGGGCTGAGCTACACCGACTACATGGAGCGGCTCGCCGGACGCCCCGAGGAGCTGGAGGGCTCCGTGCTCACCAACGGGGTGTGCGTCGCCGGCGGGCGGATCTCCTACCTGCTGGGGCTGCACGGCCCCTGCCTCACGGTCGACACCGCCTGCTCGTCGTCCCTGGTCGCCGTGCACCTGGCCAGCCAGAGCCTGCGGGCGGGTGAGTGCAGCGTGGCGCTGGCCGGCGGCGTCACGCTGATGCTGTGGCCGCGGGTGACGAAGTCCTTCGTCCGCATGGGCATGCTCTCCCCCACCGGCCGCTGCCACGCGTTCGACGCGGCCGCCGACGGCTTCGTCCGCGGGGAGGGCGCCGGCGTCGTCGTGCTCAGGCGGCTCGCGGACGCCCGGCGCGACGGCGACCGGATCCTCGCGGTGATCCGCGGCTCGGCGGTCAACCAGGACGGCCGGACCGACGGGTTGACCGTGCCGTCGCAGATCGCCCAGCACGACGTCGCCCTCGCCGCCCTGCGCGGTGCCGGGGTCGACCCGGCGCAGGTCGGGCTGGTCGAGGCGCACGGCACCGGGACCCCGGTGGGGGATCCGATCGAGTTCGCCGCGCTCGACCGCGTGTACGGCTCCGGCGCGGACCCCTGCGCCCTGGGCTCGGTGAAGACGAACGTGGGCCACCTCGAACCGGCCGCCGGCGTGACCGGGCTGATGAAGGCGGTGCTGTGCCTGCAGCACGGTCAGATTCCGCCGAACCTGCACTTCCAGGAGTGGAATCCGGCGATCGCCGCGGCCGACTCGCGGTTCTTCGTGCCCACCGACCTCGTGCCCTGGCCCGGCCGGGCGGCCACCCGGCTCGCGGCCGTGTCGTCCTTCGGGTTCTCCGGCACCAACGCCCACGTCGTGCTCGCGCAGGCCCCCGACGATCCGGCGAGGACCGCTGTTCCGCGGGCAACCGATGATCCGGCGACGACCGATGTCCGGGCGACGACCGATGTTCGGGCGACGACCGGCGTGCCCGAGGACCGGGGACCCGACGTGGTCGTGGTCCCGGCCGGATCGGCCGCGGTGCTACCCGCCGCCGCCACCCGCCTCGCCGACTGGCTGGAGGGAGCCGGGCGCAACGCGGCCCTGCCCGACGTCGCCTACACCCTCGCCCGCCGCCGCACCGCCGGCCGCGGCCGCCTCGGCATCGTCACGGCCTCCCGCGACGCGCTGGTCCGCGACCTGCGCGCCGTCGCGGCCGGCCGTTTCACCCCGAACGCCGTCACCGGCACCACGCCGGCGGGGGTCCGCCGGGACACCGTCTGGGTGTTCTCCGGACAGGGCTCGCAGTGGGCCGGGATGGGCCGTGACCTGCTCGACACGGAGCCCGCGTTCGCCGCCGCGATCGCCGAGGTGGAGCCGTTGATCGCCGCCGAGGCCGGGTTCTCGGTCCTCGACGCGCTGCGCTCAGGCGAAGCGGTGACGGGCTGCGCCCGGGTGCAGCCGGCGCTGTTCGCGCTACAGCTCGGCCTGGCGGCGCTGTGGCGATCCCACGGCGTCACCCCGGCCGGCGTGATCGGCCACTCGATGGGCGAGGTCGCCGCCGCCGTCGTCGCGGGCGCTCTCACCCCCGCCGACGGCGCCCGGGTCATCTGCCGACGCTCCCGCCTGCTCACCCGCATCGCCGGTGCCGGCGCGATGGCCACCGTCGCCCTCGACCCCGACAAGGTCGACGCCGAACTGGCGGCGACGGGCGGCGGCGAGGTGTCGATCGCCGTGCTGGCCGCGCCGGGTTCCACCGTCGTCGCCGGGGCCGTCGAGCGGATCGACGAGCTCGTCGCCCGCTGGGCGGAACGCGGGATCCCCACCCATCGCATCGCCGTCGACGTGGCCTCCCACTGCCCGCAGGTCGACGCTCTGCTTCCCGACCTCACCCGCGAGCTCGCGCCGCTCGAACCGGTGTCGCCCCGGATCCGCTTCTACTCCACCGTCGCCGAGCAGCCCGGGGCCGTTCCCGCGTTCGACGCCGACTACTGGGCGGCGAACCTGCGCCGGCCCGTCCGGTTCGCCGCCGCGGTGCGGGCGGCCGCCGCCGACGGCCATCGGGTCTTCATCGAGGTCTCCCCGCAGCCGGTGGTGACGCGCTCGATCACCGACACGCTCGCCGACAGCCGCCGCGAACCCGTCGTCCTGCCCACCCTGCGCCGTGACGAGGACGGCCAGCAGGTTTTCCGCACGCAGCTCGCCGCCGCCCACTGCGTCGGCGTCCCGGTCGACTGGAGCGCCCTCTACCCGACGGGCGCCCTCGTCGACCTCCCCCCGCTCACCCTCGATCGCCGACGCCACTGGGTGGCCGAGTCCGCCGCGGACACCGCCACGGCCGACGCCACGGCCGACGGGCAGCCGCGGCCGGGGAGCCTGCCACTGCCGGGAACGCACACCGAGATTCCAGGCGGGCAGGTGCGCCACCTCTGGCACGCCGACGTCGGGACCTCGGCCGTCCCCTGGCTCGCCGACCACCGCGTCAACGGCCGGGCGGTCCTGCCAGGCGCCGCCTACAGCGCGCTGGCGCTCACCGCCGCCGGCCACACGTTCGCCGCCGGGCCGCAACACCTGCGCGTCACCGACATCGCCTTCGAGGATCTCCTCGTCCTCGACGCCCACACCGCTCTCACGGTCACCGTCACGCCGCAGGGCTCGGACCAGGCCCGCTGTGAGATCTTCAGCCGTGGTGACGGGACGAGCGGGCAGGACGACTGGGTCCGGCACAGCGTCGCGACCCTGCACCGGACCCCCGAGCCGGCCCGCGCGTCCGACGCCCCCGGCCGCGACGACACCACCACCGGCCCGCGGGCGCCTGCCACCGGCCCGTGGGCGCCTGCCGGCGGCTCCCTCGCCGCTCGCGCCGCGGCGCATTCCCGCCCGGTCGACGTCCGCCGGCTCCACGACGACCTGCTGGCTCGGGGGATCGACCACGGCCCGGCCTTCGCCGCCCTGACCGGTCTGCACCTGTCCGCCGACGGTCGCAGCGTCTGGTCGGCCCTGGCACTGCCCCCCGTCGCGACCGCCACCCCGCACGCCCTCTGCGTGCACCCCGTGCTCCTCGACGCCTGTGCGCAGGCGCTGCTGGCCTGCCTGCCCGCCGTCCTCGACGGCGGCGTCGAGGGCCTGATCCTGCCCGCCGGGATCGCCGAGATCCGCCTCCTGGGGGATCCGGCGACGGCACGCTACTGTCACGGGCGGCTGGAACGCGCCGATGTCGGCGTGTTGCAGGGCGAGGCGGATCTGCTGGCGTCCGACGGGACGCCGGTGGCGCGCATCGAGGGTCTGCGGTACCTGTACCGGGACGTCCGGCCCGAGGCCGCAACGCAGCCCGGCCCGGCCGGCCCGAACCGTGTCGCGGACGACTGGCTGTACCGGCTGGAATGGCAGCCCGCGCCGCGCCCGGTGCCGGCGGACGGCGAACGCGCCGCACCCGCCCGGTGGCTGGTCCTGGGCGACGCCGGCGGCGCCCAGGCGTGGGCCGAAGCGCTGCGGGCCGCCGGGGCGCAGGCCCGGGCCGACCTCCTGCCCGGGCCGCAGGGCTCCGACGCAGCCTGGAGCAGGGCGTTCGCCGACGCGTGCGAGGGCGCCGACCGCCCCGACCGCATCCTCGTCGCCTTCGACGCCCCGCCCTTCGACGGCACGCCTGTCGACGGCACGCCTGTCGACGGCACGCCTCTGGACGGCACGGCTCTGGACGGCACGGCTTCCGACGGCACGGCCGAACAGGCCGGGGCGGCCGCGCCCCCGATCGCCGCCCGCCGCCGGACCCGGCAGCTCCTGGGCGTGGTCCAGGCCCTGGCCGGGCTGTCCGGGCCGCCGCCGCGGCTGGTCACGCTCACCCGTGGGGCGCAGACGCTCGCCGCGGGCAGCGCACCCGGGCTGGCCGCCGGGGGCGTGCGTGGCCTGCTGCGGGTGCTGGCGCTGGAACATCCCGAGCTGCGGACCGTGCACATCGACGCCGACCCCGGGTCGACGGATGACGCGGGGTCGACGGATGACGCGGGGTCGATGGATGACGCGGCCGGGATCGTCGACGAGCTGCTGGCAGCCGGATCGGACGAGGAGGTCGCCCTGCGGGCCCGGGTGCGCTTCGTGGCCCGCATCGTGCCGGCGCCGCCGACTCCCGCCGAACGCCGAGCGGCGGGCCGCGTGGAGCTGGAGTTCGGCCGGGACGGACTCGCGCTGCTGGCGCCGAGCAGCGGCAGCCTCGACGAGCTGGAGCCGGTCGCCGCGCCGCGGCGGACTCCCGGGCCGGGGCAGGTCGAGGTGCAGGTGCGGGCCGCGGGCATGAACTTCCGGGATGTCCTGATCGCCCTGGGCGCGCTGCCGCATGGCCCGATCGGTTTCGAGTGCGCCGGCGTCGTCACCGCGGTCGGCCCGGGTGTGACGTCGCCGTCGCCCGGGCAGGAGGTGCTCGCCCTCGATCTCACCGGCGGCGGGGCGTTCGGCACGTTCCTGACGACGGGGGCCGAGTTCACCATGCCGGTTCCCGCCGGCGTCGACCCGGTGCGCGCGGCCGGGATGCCCATCGCCTTCCTCACCGCCTGGTACGCGCTGCACGACCTGGCGGGGCTGCGCGCCGGGGAACGGGTTCTGGTCCACGCCGGCACCGGCGGCACGGGTCTCGCCGCGATCGCCGTCGCCCGGATGCTCGGCGCCGAGGTGCTGGCCACGGCCGGCAGCCCGGAGAAGCGGGCCTACCTGCGCGGCATGGGCATCGACCACGTCATGGACTCCCGCGGCCTCGACTTCGCCGAGCAGACCCGGGCCGCCACCGGCGGGCGGGGCGTCGACGTGGTGCTCAACTCGCTGTCGGGCGAGGCCATCCGCGCCGGCCTGGACTGCCTGGCGCCCTTCGGCCGCTTCGTCGAGCTCGGGCTGCGCGACATCCTCGCCGACAACCCGCTGGGACTGCTGCCGTTCCGCAACAGCATCACCCTGGCCAGCGTCAACATCATCGATCTGTGCCGGAACCGGCCCGACCGCGTCGCCGAGATCCTGCGCGAGGTGTCGGCGGCCTTCGACGCCGGACGGCTCACCTCGCCGCCCGTGACGACGTACCCGCTGGCGCAGGCCGCCGAGGCGTTCCGGTTCATGGCCGGGGCGCGCCACATCGGCAAGGTCGTCCTCACCGTGCCCGCCGAGGGCCGGACGACCGCGGCACTGCCCGGCGGCGTCCGCCCGCCGGTGCGGGCGGACGGGTCCTACATCATCACCGGCGGCCTGCGCGGGGTCGGCCTGGAGACCGCGGCCTGGCTGGCCTCCCGCGGTGCCGGCCGGCTGGTGCTCAACGGCCGCTCGGCGCCCACCTCGCAGGTCGAGCAGCGCCTTGCCCGCCTCGCCGCTGCGGGCACCGATGTCCAGGTGGTGCTCGGCGACGCGGCCGAGACGCAGACCGCCGACCGCCTCGTGGCCGCCGCCGTCGCCGACGGCCTGGCGCTGCGCGGGGTCGTCCACTCCGCGATGGTCCTCGCCGACGCCGCGATCACCGGCATCACGGGTGAGCAGGTCGACCGGGTCTGGCGACCGAAGGCGGAGGCCGCCTGGCGGCTGCACGAGGCCACCGCCGACCGGCAGCTCGACTGGTTCGTGCTCTACTCGTCGATGTCCTCCCTGCTGGGCAACCCGGGTCAGGGTGCCTACGCCGCGGCGAACTCCTGGCTCGACTCCTTCGCCGACTGGCGGTCCGAACAGGGACTGGCGACGACGGCGATCAACTGGGGCCCGTGGGGCGAGGTGGGTGCCGCCACCGACTTCGCCGGCCGGGGCTACGACACGATCTCGACGGCGCAGGGCCTGCACGCGCTGGAGACGATCCTCCTGCACCGCCGCCGCCACGCGGCCGTCCTGCCCGGCGCGCCCGCCACCTGGATCCCCGCCGCCGCCCGGGACGGTTCGCTGTTCCAGGGGCTCGTCCGCGCCGAGGCCGACACCGACGCCCCGCAGTCCCACGGCCGGGAGGCCGACGCCCGGCAGGCGGACGGCGACGCCCGGCAGCCGGACGGTCAGGCACAGCACGGCGGACGTCCGGGCGGAAACGGCGACGCCCACGCGGACGACACCCCCGACGTCATCGCCGCGATCCGCGAGGCCGCGCCCGGGCTCGCCCGGCGGGAGACGTTCGAGTCCTATCTCGCCGACCATCTGCGGGCGGTCCTGCGCCTGGGTTCGAGTTCCATCGACCCGGACACGCCGCTGCGTTCCCTCGGGTTCGACTCGCTGCTCGCGCTCGAACTGCGCTCCCGCCTCGAACCCGCCCTCGGCATCACCCTGCCCGGCAACTTCGTCTGGAAGTACGCCACCCTCGCGGCGCTGGCCGACGGCCTGGCGCAACGCGCAGACCTGCCGCTCGACGCGACGGAGGGAGACCGCGTCCAGGTCGGTCGCTGA
- a CDS encoding beta-ketoacyl-[acyl-carrier-protein] synthase family protein yields the protein MIGSAAHTSGPDARDVLVTGMGFCLPGGDDPVFTAEQVWDIAAHGRSCLVSDGIYHGRVKLTADAFETRLPEFPALYSRQFTSSHRFGLVSFVEACADGKLDFRAGDLTDAAILTGRGGLDDNVDPYLALREANPEELPADEATALFIRAQLGITSYDVALLQASLARSTGPSFTVSCGCSSSTVQLGNALRMIAAGEVEVAIVTGVDAFNMDIMRNAQRLLFAAQRGAAPEATTMPQTLPSMDRPMRPYDTRADCVNFGEGSVTVVLESRRHAEARGAHIYGQILAQATTRDGLASPLSLDDSGAALVSAVRRCLGDRVGVDRIPYINGGSDGDLNVTTTEANAVRELYGPAVPAVLLSSQEACFGHSGAQSGALGAALTLLMMEKGAVCPTANCEQPADFLTFDPIVGTTPRPLDFDHALSFTYQIGGTKSVLLLAAADAH from the coding sequence ATGATCGGATCAGCTGCGCACACCTCGGGACCTGACGCGCGGGACGTGCTGGTGACCGGAATGGGATTCTGCCTGCCCGGTGGCGACGACCCCGTTTTCACCGCAGAACAGGTATGGGACATCGCCGCACACGGACGGTCCTGTCTGGTCAGCGACGGCATTTACCACGGCCGGGTGAAGCTGACGGCGGACGCGTTCGAAACGCGACTGCCCGAGTTTCCCGCCCTGTACTCGCGCCAGTTCACCTCGTCCCACCGTTTCGGGCTGGTGTCGTTCGTCGAGGCCTGTGCGGACGGAAAGCTGGACTTCCGGGCGGGGGATCTCACCGACGCCGCGATCCTGACCGGACGCGGCGGCCTCGACGACAACGTCGACCCCTATCTAGCCCTGCGCGAGGCGAATCCGGAGGAGCTCCCCGCCGACGAGGCGACGGCGCTGTTCATCCGGGCGCAGCTCGGCATCACCTCCTACGACGTCGCGCTGCTGCAGGCGTCCCTCGCCCGGTCCACCGGACCGAGCTTCACCGTGTCGTGCGGCTGCTCGTCGTCGACCGTCCAGCTCGGCAACGCCCTGCGCATGATCGCCGCCGGTGAGGTGGAGGTCGCGATCGTCACCGGCGTCGACGCGTTCAACATGGACATCATGCGCAACGCGCAGCGGCTGCTGTTCGCCGCGCAGCGCGGCGCCGCGCCGGAGGCGACCACGATGCCGCAGACCCTGCCGTCGATGGACCGCCCGATGCGCCCGTACGACACCCGCGCGGACTGCGTGAACTTCGGCGAGGGCTCGGTGACGGTGGTGCTGGAGAGCCGCCGGCACGCCGAGGCCCGCGGTGCGCACATCTACGGGCAGATCCTGGCCCAGGCCACCACCCGCGACGGCCTGGCGAGCCCGCTGTCGCTGGACGACTCCGGCGCCGCCCTGGTCTCCGCGGTGCGACGCTGCCTGGGCGACCGGGTCGGCGTCGACCGGATCCCCTACATCAACGGGGGCAGCGACGGCGACCTGAACGTGACGACCACGGAGGCGAACGCGGTCCGTGAACTGTACGGGCCCGCCGTGCCGGCGGTACTGCTCAGCTCGCAGGAGGCCTGCTTCGGGCACAGCGGCGCCCAGTCCGGTGCCCTCGGCGCGGCCCTGACCCTGCTGATGATGGAGAAGGGCGCGGTGTGCCCCACCGCGAACTGCGAGCAGCCGGCCGACTTCCTCACCTTCGATCCCATCGTCGGGACGACTCCCCGCCCGCTCGACTTCGACCACGCGCTCAGCTTCACCTACCAGATCGGCGGGACGAAGAGCGTGCTCCTGCTCGCCGCGGCCGACGCCCACTGA